CCCTGTTTCCGGGTTTGGCCGGCTGGGGGGCCAACCATTTGACTGCTGCGCGGCTGCCCCGTTTGTTGTTGGCCTATCCGGCCTGTTGGGTACTCCTGGAATGGTCGCGCTCCTGGGTGCTCACCGGGTTTCCCTGGTTGAGTATGGGTTACTCCCAGATCGATAGTATCCTGGCGGGTTATGCGCCTGTACTGGGCGTTTATGGCATAAGCCTGGTGGCTTTACTGATGGCCGGCAGCCTGCTGTTGTGGCGCAGCCCCTGGATAGTATTGCTGCCGATCCTGGGCCTGGGGGGCTGGAGCTTGCAGAACATTGCCTGGACGTCGGCGGCAGGCGCGCCCTTCACTGCCAGCCTGGTGCAGGCGAGTATTCCCCAGCACCAGAAATGGCTGCCATCCCAGCTTGGTCCCACTCTGGATTTCTATGTGGCAGAGACCGAAAAACTGACCCACAGCCGTTTGACCGTGTGGCCGGAAACTGCGGTACCGGCCTTTGCCGACAAGGTGGAGACAGAATTTCTACAGCCCCTGCATGAGCACCTGAAAAATCAGGGCAGGGATTTGCTCCTGGGCATTCCGGTACGTGAGGAAGATGGCCGCTACTACAACAGCCTCCTCGCTCTGGGGGCTTCCGGGCGCGGTCGTTATGACAAGCGTCACCTGGTACCTTTTGGCGAGTTCATGCCCTTTGCCCGTGTTTTGCAGCCCCTGATTCGCATGCTGGCCATTCCCATGTCCTCTTTCAGCGCGGGAGACGATGACAAACCACCCCTGTTGAAACTGGCGGGGTATCCGGCTGGTGTTTCCATCTGCTATGAAGACGCCTTTCCCGGACAGGTTTCCCAGGCGTTGCCGGAGGCGGCCTTCCTGTTGAACGCCAGCAATGATGCTTGGTTTGGAGATTCTCTGGCACCTTACCAGCACCTTGAAATGGCCCGCATGCGGGCCCTGGAAACCGGCCGCTTCATGTTACGGGCAACGAACACGGGTATATCCGCCATCATCGATGAACGAGGGTGGGTGATGAGGTATTTGCCCTGGGGAAAACGCGGCACCATCACGGAACGGATACAGCCCCTGGCAGGCAGCACCCCCTATGTCCGGGCCGGGAACGGACTGGTACTGGGGTTGCTGCTGCTCATGCTCCTGGCCGCCTATCTGCGCAGGGCCGGTGGCGCGCCCTCCACACCCTGAGTACGCAGCTTTTCCGTTTCCAGGCGTTGCTGCTCCACTTCGTACTTGAGGACTTCCGCGGCCTGGAACACTTCTTCCGCCTCGGTGGACCAAGGTTCCTGGGGCGCGGGCGTGGTCTGATCCGGCGGTGAATCGCAAGCTGCCAGCAGCCAGAGTATTTGTGTCAGAATCAGCCTTATTTTCATACAGCTAACTATAGGTGAAAAAATGAAGAAAGAAATCATCAGTACCGACAAGGCGCCCCAGGCCATAGGCACCTACTCCCAGGCGGTCAAGGTGGGAGGCACCGTCTACATGTCAGGCCAGATTCCCCTGGTACCCGAAACCATGGAAATGGTCGAAGGGGATATGGAGGCCCAGATACGCCGGGTATTCGACAACCTGCAGGCCGTGGCCCAGGC
This sequence is a window from Thiolapillus brandeum. Protein-coding genes within it:
- the lnt gene encoding apolipoprotein N-acyltransferase; this encodes MRLPDRLPVRLVLAFAAGGLCVLAFAPFSQGWVALLSLALLFLLWRDASPGQAFWTGWSWGAGLMGFGVFWLHNSIAQFGGLNLPLAIFITLLFAVFVALFPGLAGWGANHLTAARLPRLLLAYPACWVLLEWSRSWVLTGFPWLSMGYSQIDSILAGYAPVLGVYGISLVALLMAGSLLLWRSPWIVLLPILGLGGWSLQNIAWTSAAGAPFTASLVQASIPQHQKWLPSQLGPTLDFYVAETEKLTHSRLTVWPETAVPAFADKVETEFLQPLHEHLKNQGRDLLLGIPVREEDGRYYNSLLALGASGRGRYDKRHLVPFGEFMPFARVLQPLIRMLAIPMSSFSAGDDDKPPLLKLAGYPAGVSICYEDAFPGQVSQALPEAAFLLNASNDAWFGDSLAPYQHLEMARMRALETGRFMLRATNTGISAIIDERGWVMRYLPWGKRGTITERIQPLAGSTPYVRAGNGLVLGLLLLMLLAAYLRRAGGAPSTP
- a CDS encoding RidA family protein, which gives rise to MKKEIISTDKAPQAIGTYSQAVKVGGTVYMSGQIPLVPETMEMVEGDMEAQIRRVFDNLQAVAQAAGGSLADVAKLNIFLTDLSCFPLVNQVMAEYFEQPYPARAAIGVASLPRDAGVEMDAVLELE